The Deltaproteobacteria bacterium genome includes a window with the following:
- the rplP gene encoding 50S ribosomal protein L16 has product MLMPAKPRYRKVQRGRNWGKAKRGTDLAFGEIGIQSLERGNLTARQIEAGRIAITRKVKRAGRLWIRVFPDKPISKKPVETRMGKGKGSPEYWVTPVKPGRVLFEMEGVPPQIALEAFQLAQAKLPFRTKIIHREEGLV; this is encoded by the coding sequence ATGTTGATGCCGGCCAAACCCCGTTACCGCAAGGTCCAGCGCGGACGCAACTGGGGAAAAGCAAAACGGGGAACCGATCTCGCCTTTGGTGAAATCGGGATCCAGTCGCTCGAACGGGGCAACCTGACCGCCCGCCAGATCGAGGCAGGCCGTATCGCCATCACCCGCAAGGTGAAGCGTGCGGGCAGGCTCTGGATCCGGGTATTCCCCGACAAGCCGATCTCCAAGAAGCCGGTTGAAACCCGCATGGGCAAGGGCAAGGGATCGCCGGAATACTGGGTCACCCCAGTCAAGCCGGGCCGGGTGCTGTTCGAGATGGAAGGCGTGCCGCCCCAGATCGCCCTGGAAGCATTCCAGCTGGCGCAGGCCAAACTGCCGTTCCGCACCAAGATTATCCACCGTGAGGAAGGACTCGTCTAA
- the rpmC gene encoding 50S ribosomal protein L29: MEMLHTAAEVRELADKDIENRLREARARLREIRFKAVTERTENTAEYGQVRRMIARMMTVLRERRDAAAGAAQKKAS, translated from the coding sequence ATGGAGATGCTTCACACAGCGGCTGAAGTGCGGGAACTGGCCGACAAGGACATCGAGAACCGCCTGCGCGAGGCGCGTGCCCGCCTGCGCGAGATCCGGTTCAAGGCCGTGACCGAGCGGACAGAAAACACCGCCGAATACGGTCAGGTCCGGCGCATGATAGCCAGGATGATGACCGTTCTCAGGGAGCGCCGCGATGCGGCCGCCGGAGCAGCACAGAAGAAGGCTTCCTGA